The following are encoded in a window of Bacteroidales bacterium genomic DNA:
- a CDS encoding DUF58 domain-containing protein encodes MKNIDDISELKQFENLELLAKLVVEGFITGLHKSPFHGFSVEFAEHRLYNTGESIKNIDWKLYGKTDKMFVKRYEEETNLRSRIIIDTSSSMLFPYKEKHRQTKLMFSVYCAASLIHLLRKQRDAVGLTLFSDELELHTQTKMSSVHSRLLYGKLNQLAFGDIPLNKKSKPAELLHLISDKIHKRSLVIIFSDMFSSEDPEKLFSALQHLKHSKHEVILFHVTDKDHEAEFKYHNRPYKFIDMETGETVKLNPNEVRDYYKNSSGQFYNNLKLKCGQYKIDFIQADVKSDFKEILVPYLIKRSKLH; translated from the coding sequence ATGAAAAACATAGATGACATAAGCGAACTCAAGCAATTTGAAAATCTTGAACTTCTTGCAAAGTTGGTAGTTGAGGGTTTTATTACCGGCTTACATAAAAGTCCGTTTCACGGATTTTCTGTTGAATTTGCTGAACATCGATTGTATAATACCGGAGAGTCAATTAAGAATATTGACTGGAAACTGTACGGCAAAACAGATAAAATGTTTGTAAAACGTTATGAAGAAGAAACCAACCTACGCAGCCGCATTATTATTGATACCTCTTCTTCCATGTTATTCCCTTATAAAGAAAAGCACAGGCAAACTAAACTTATGTTTTCTGTGTATTGTGCGGCATCATTAATTCATCTTTTAAGAAAGCAAAGAGATGCTGTAGGTTTAACCCTCTTTTCCGATGAACTTGAGTTACATACGCAAACAAAAATGTCTTCTGTTCATTCAAGGTTGTTATACGGAAAATTAAATCAATTAGCCTTTGGAGACATTCCTTTAAATAAAAAAAGTAAGCCGGCGGAACTGCTTCATTTAATTTCGGACAAAATACATAAACGCTCCCTTGTAATTATCTTTAGTGACATGTTCAGTTCCGAAGATCCGGAAAAACTGTTTTCGGCCTTGCAACACCTCAAACACAGCAAACATGAGGTAATTCTTTTTCATGTAACAGATAAAGATCATGAAGCTGAATTTAAATATCATAACCGTCCGTATAAATTCATTGATATGGAAACAGGCGAAACCGTAAAACTCAATCCGAATGAAGTAAGGGATTATTACAAAAATTCATCCGGACAGTTTTATAATAATCTGAAATTAAAATGCGGACAATATAAAATTGATTTCATTCAAGCCGATGTTAAATCCGATTTTAAGGAAATACTTGTTCCTTATTTGATTAAGAGGAGTAAGTTACATTAG
- a CDS encoding DKNYY domain-containing protein — MRKQLLHITVFIYFVVFSSCVVQEHKTMKNYGKCYKLHRGKVVYEYQTETGRTIRKKLQEANPETFKLIAHEATLEDCFTCSLWGRDNKNVYFKNIRIENADPKTFEYIGYMFSKDKNRAYCNQHIISKANTNTFEQIGLHFAKDDSNLFYHEKLIQGAEDIASLKVIDELFVADKFNVYRTYFPLRKINNADSKSFISIELSKKYGYYSYRFYKDKKNAYLFDIQKSNCEREQIKDTTQLYIIENIDSESFKPLLKKYYSKDKNNVYYKSEIIKEADNQSFIVNESNSDKFDASDKNSKYKYGKAIKDQ; from the coding sequence TTTTATATACTTTGTAGTTTTTTCGTCATGTGTAGTACAAGAACATAAAACCATGAAAAATTACGGAAAATGTTATAAATTGCACAGAGGCAAGGTCGTTTACGAATATCAAACCGAAACAGGAAGAACAATTCGCAAAAAATTACAAGAAGCCAATCCCGAAACCTTCAAACTTATTGCCCATGAAGCTACTCTTGAAGACTGTTTTACTTGTTCCCTTTGGGGCAGGGATAATAAAAATGTTTATTTTAAAAACATAAGAATTGAAAATGCCGACCCCAAAACATTTGAATACATTGGTTATATGTTCTCAAAAGATAAAAATAGAGCATACTGTAACCAACACATAATTTCAAAAGCAAATACTAATACTTTCGAGCAAATAGGTTTACATTTCGCAAAAGATGACAGCAATTTATTTTATCACGAAAAGTTAATTCAAGGAGCAGAAGACATCGCAAGCCTAAAAGTAATTGATGAATTATTTGTGGCAGATAAATTTAATGTTTACAGAACTTATTTCCCATTGCGAAAAATAAATAATGCAGACAGTAAAAGTTTTATTAGTATAGAATTATCAAAAAAATACGGGTATTATTCTTATCGATTTTATAAAGACAAAAAAAATGCTTACTTATTCGATATTCAAAAAAGCAACTGCGAACGTGAACAAATAAAAGACACAACTCAACTATATATTATTGAGAATATTGATTCCGAGAGCTTTAAACCTCTGTTGAAAAAATATTATTCTAAAGATAAAAACAATGTTTATTATAAATCTGAAATCATTAAAGAAGCAGATAATCAAAGCTTTATAGTAAATGAATCCAATAGCGATAAATTTGATGCATCAGACAAAAATTCCAAATATAAATACGGGAAAGCTATAAAAGATCAGTAG